One Zeugodacus cucurbitae isolate PBARC_wt_2022May chromosome 3, idZeuCucr1.2, whole genome shotgun sequence genomic region harbors:
- the LOC105219741 gene encoding ribosome biogenesis protein WDR12 homolog, producing the protein MEVENGEGQVQVRLKTKQQHFAVPDVPYTIEGSVTTADLNTFVNTLLEQSTLNNSGYKSPIEFDFIVIDEYLRGRLCDHLREKEISFEDSIDIEYVERFPAPEPQDCLLHDDWVSAVKACDKWILTGCYDNTINIWTVKGKHVLTIPGHTQPLKAVAWVSVDEERGKFVSCSQDQTAMLWEWVVGTNSVECVSICKGHERGIDCVDVNPDRTKFATGSWDTMLKIWSAEINEGDEGTSKRQKESGTTRVPEITLQGHRECISSVQWMDSNTLLTGSWDHTLKIWDLHLEGIKSEISSNKSIFDASYSNLNRLIVTASADKNLRLYDPRTNQGNLVRNTYFGHSQWVQTVMWSTTEEYLFISGSYDNQNKLWDYRSPKAPLYDLLGHADKVLDIDWSNPKYIVSGGADNTVRVFKSRKAVASAPMDDAI; encoded by the exons ATGGAAGTGGAAAACGGCGAAGGACAGGTTCAGGTGCGGCTTAAAACCAAACAGCAGCA TTTTGCTGTACCAGATGTTCCGTACACAATAGAAGGAAGCGTGACCACGGCAGATTTgaatacatttgtaaatacgTTACTGGAGCAATCTACATTGAATAATAGTGGATACAAGTCACCGATTGAATTTGATTTCATAGTGATTGATGAGTATTTGCGCGGTCGTTTGTGTGATCATCTGCGTGAAAAAGAGATATCTTTTGAAGATAGTATTGACATTGAATATGTCGAACGATTTCCCGCACCGGAACCGCAGGATTGTCTGTTGCATGACGATTGGGTTTCCGCAGTAAAAGCCTGTGACAAATGGATATTAACTGGCTGCTACGATAATACCATAAACATTTGGACAGTGAAAGGCAAACATGTATTAACCATTCCAGGACATACGCAGCCACTGAAGGCAGTTGCTTGGGTTTCGGTTGATGAAGAACGTGGAAAATTCGTTTCTTGCTCCCAAGATCAAACGGCAATGTTGTGGGAATGGGTGGTTGGTACGAATTCAGTTGAATGTGTCTCGATATGTAAGGGACATGAGCGTGGTATTGATTGTGTTGATGTTAATCCCGACAGAACAAAGTTTGCTACGGGTAGTTGGGACACAATGTTGAAAATATGGTCGGCAG aaattaatgAGGGGGATGAAGGTACTTCGAAGAGACAAAAAGAAAGCGGTACAACAAga GTGCCTGAAATTACACTGCAAGGGCATCGCGAATGCATTTCTTCTGTACAATGGATGGATTCGAATACACTTTTAACAGGCAGTTGGGATCATACACTGAAAATTTGGGATCTGCACCTTGAAGGCATTAAATctgaaatttcttcaaataaatcgatttttgatGCTAGTTATTCGAATTTGAATCGTCTTATTGTCACAGCATCAGCGGATAAAAACTTAAGACTTTACGATCCACGCACAAACC agggCAACCTTGTGCGCAACACATATTTTGGGCACAGTCAGTGGGTGCAAACAGTCATGTGGTCCACAACGGAAGAATACTTATTTATATCTGGTTCCTATGataatcaaaacaaattatGGGATTATAGAAG cCCAAAGGCTCCACTCTACGATTTGCTCGGACATGCTGACAAAGTGCTGGACATCGATTGGTCAAATCCTAAGTATATCGTATCTGGCGGTGCTGACAATACAGTGAGAGTTTTCAAGTCTCGAAAAGCTGTGGCGTCCGCACCAATGGATGATGCAATATAA
- the LOC105219740 gene encoding uncharacterized protein LOC105219740: protein MKTLIVFTTLLALALAHPQREGAAYTNEAIRQAQQTFLIPKDAQIQNVQEGIELGAYEAIPGNQRINLFEILGDQVPSEVINNLQSQVDQIGRNK from the coding sequence ATGAAAACCCTCATTGTGTTTACAACTCTTCTGGCGCTCGCATTGGCCCATCCTCAGCGCGAAGGTGCTGCCTATACCAATGAAGCCATTCGCCAGGCACAGCAGACCTTCCTCATACCAAAAGATGCACAAATTCAAAATGTACAAGAAGGCATTGAATTGGGCGCATACGAGGCGATTCCCGGCAATCAGCGCATAAATCTATTCGAGATCCTCGGCGATCAAGTACCATCAGAAGTTATAAACAACCTGCAGTCGCAAGTCGACCAGATCGGTAGGAATAAGTGA